In a single window of the Raphanus sativus cultivar WK10039 chromosome 9, ASM80110v3, whole genome shotgun sequence genome:
- the LOC108829953 gene encoding uncharacterized protein LOC108829953, with protein sequence MSYSKEGSGETGISTSGARLMKVKQEVGEKMKRDEKKRKAKQTIGVRVAKRAKKKDGFSESVPHGFHPPSLLKSQEVVNLMVQAHGRKDLARACDPDETPETAPEGWFCIHEKYISKCHLRFPLQTLLLDLLDHYQLALSQLCPSVIRVINGFITRSKEEGVAVGLTDLMSLFPIKESSSKEGGSGTYYLPCRPKLCIFKFSGSDDDWRKKYFYVKVDPLTVHVGHIEDPAKLSGKLTRALFRKLQQSPCTWAAFTTSRIGSARFPDRYNASFLDHVSVVDLEGNSVVSLSTEASTSETEKTQPSRMPLQPSFRFRGRPAKAANTSRGSEKNQGGSFLSSVKEVLDDGTSDPVKEVTPAEPKVQDVTPHPKVPVVEADPQVVKDPLEVKLPRNKRSRTDQLAGAVNRAQLKFEDAMHNAPNAGAQVTELVKATKMELDQARVQVSELQAEVERLGTKADTQQGKIESQAIDIQMKCRRIAELDTARRIAELQVRELITSYQDNQRNKEAEVKLSVRRGKREVADAYNKVLASVKEKFSKKKDEVDLHIYAQELQANTELLKDMLKNEIKSAEDEYNRLMALMPEAAAAYEKAQVSDFSISKLPLPQLSESSSTFEINMFNPFFSGEYGSNLGLVGSYLAPVETTPGDDDKEMDEEVPAKENEPVEEDKDVEKSSGDKEG encoded by the exons ATGAGTTATTCAAAAGAAGGCTCTGGAGAAACCGGAATCTCCACTTCTGGTGCTCGACTTATGAAGGTCAAGCAAGAAGTCGGTGAAAAGATGAAGAGAGATGAGAAGAAAAGGAAGGCTAAGCAGACGATCGGCGTGAGAGTTGCCAAACGAGCGAAGAAGAAAGATGGTTTCAGTGAGAGCGTTCCCCATGGATTTCATCCACCTTCTCTCTTGAAGAGTCAGGAGGTTGTTAACCTCATGGTCCAAGCCCATGGCCGGAAGGATTTAGCCAGGGCTTGTGATCCCGACGAAACCCCCGAAACTgctccggagggttggttctgcatCCATGAGAAGTATATTTCCAAATGTCATCTCAGGTTCCCGCTTCAGACCCTTCTATTGGATCTCCTCGATCATTACCAACTAGCTCTCTCCCAGCTTTGCCCTTCTGTTATACGGGTGATAAATGGCTTTATCACTAGGTCCAAGGAGGAGGGAGTCGCCGTCGGACTTACCGATCTGATGAGCCTTTTTCCAATCAAGGAGAGCTCTTCTAAAGAAGGTGGCAGCGGAACCTACTATCTTCCATGTCGCCCCAAACTGTGTATCTTCAAGTTTTCTGgaagtgatgatgactggcggaagaagtatttttatgtcaaagTCGATCCTTTGACGGTTCATGTGGGTC ATATTGAGGATCCTGCTAAACTTTCCGGTAAACTCACCAGAGCTCTTTTCCGGAAGCTGCAGCAAAGCCCATGTACCTGGGCTGCCTTTACTACCTCACGAATaggatcagctaggttcccgGATCGATACAACGCTTCCTTTCTGGATCATGTTTCTGTTGTGGATCTAGAAG GTAACTCGGTGGTATCACTTTCGACGGAAGCTAGCACCTCTGAAACCGAAAAGACTCAACCAAGCAGAATGCCTCTTCAGCCGTCATTCCGTTTCAGGGGTAGACCAGCCAAAGCGGCCAACACTTCTCGTGGGAGTGAAAAAAATCAGGGAGGATCTTTCCTCAGTTCCGTGAAGGAAGTCCTTGATGATGGCACTTCCGACCCTGTTAAGGAGGTCACTCCTGCTGAACCGAAGGTTCAAGATGTTACTCCTCACCCTAAGGTTCCGGTGGTGGAAGCTGACCCCCAAGTTGTCAAAGATCCTCTCGAGGTTAAGCTCCCTAGGAACAAGAGGTCCAGGACCGAtcag CTGGCTGGAGCTGTTAACAGGGCTCAATTGAAGTTTGAGGATGCTATGCACAATGCCCCCAATGCTGGAGCTCAGGTTACTGAGCTAGTCAAAGCTACCAAGATGGAGCTTGATCAGGCTCGGGTCCAAGTTTCTGAACTTCAAGCCGAGGTCGAGAGACTTGGTACCAAGGCTGACACTCAGCAAGGAAAGATCGAGAGTCAAGCGATAGATATCCAAATGAAGTGCAGGAGGATCGCTGAGTTGGATACTGCTCGGAGGATAGCTGAATTGCAGGTTAGGGAGCTGATTACTTCATATCAAGACAACCAGaggaacaaggaagctgaggtcaagcTATCCGTTAGGAGAGGAAAAAGGGAGGTAGCTGACGCTTATAACAAGGTCTTAGCTTCCGTCAaagagaagttctccaagaaaaAGGATGAAGTTGATCTTCATATTTACGCTCAAGAGCTTCAGGCCAATACCGAGCTTCTGAAGGATATGTTGAAAAATGAGATCAAGAGTGCCGAAGATGAGTACAATCGTTTGATGGCTCTTATGCCGGAAGCGGCTGCTGCGTACGAAAAGGCACAAGTCTCAGACTTCTCGATtagcaagctccctcttcctcaaCTCTCAGAGAGCTCAAGTACTTTCGAGATCAACATGTTTAATCCATTCTTTTCtggagagtatggttctaatTTAGgtttggtgggttcttacttaGCCCCAGTCGAAACCACCCCGGGAGATGACGACAAAGAAATGGATGAAGAAGTTCCTGCCAAGGAGAATGAACCAGTCGAGGAGGATAAGGATGTTGAGAAGAGTTCTGGTGATAAGGAAggttaa